TAACCACCAGCAGCATCAACACACTCAAAGGGTCAAGCAACAACCCCATTTCGATTTTCAAATCACCCACCGACAACCAAGGAAAGGAAAGGCTTTCAACAACATTTGCCTCCCGCACCAAGACAAATGGCACCAAAGTGACCAGAAACGAACTCACAATCGCCGCAATAGACAACGCCGCGCTTGTGCGACCATCGCGCAACGTAAACAGAGTGATCAGGGTTGCCGCGACCATCGGCAGCAACAAAATGACCCAAGCTATATTTTCAACAAAATTCATCCCGTTATAGTTTCATGGTGGTCAAATCTTCCACGTGCGCGGATTGCCGACGCCGGTACAAGGCCACAATCAAAGCGAGTCCCACCGCGACTTCGGCAGCCGCCACCGTGATGATGAAAAACACTAGTAGTTGCCCGTTCAAATTGTTGTTAAACCGGGAGAAGGCCACCAAGGCCAGATTGGCGGCGTTCAGCATCAGTTCCAACGACATATACATGACCAGCAAGTTGCGCCGCAGGATCACCCCCAGAAGCCCCAGGCAAAACATGGCCACACTTACCGTCAAATAATGTTCGAGTCCGATGTTCATGCAATTATTTCAGGTCTTTCTTGCTCAATAAAATGACGCCCACCATGGCTACCAGCAAAATCAGGGAAACGATTTCAAACGGCAACAGGAATCCGGGTGACTTCAACTGGTAGTTAAACAGCATTGCGCCCAGGGCTTTCGTGCCGCCTTCGATCGCTGGCTGGGTCGCTTTGATCGGCTCGGCAAACCAAATAGTCTTGATCAGGATGCCGGCCAATCCAAGCACCGCCACGATTCCAGACACCAGTCCATACATCTGGTTTTTACGCTGCTCTTCAGCCGGCAAATCAAGGAGCATGATGATAAACAAAAACAGCACCATCACGGCACCGGCATAGACCAGAATTTGCACTGCCGCCAGAAAGAAGGCATGCAGCAGCGCAAACAGACCAGCCATAGACACGATCGTCATCACCAGGAACATGGCACTGGCCACCGGACTGCGGCTAAATGGATTCGCCACCACCAGGAAGGCAAACAACAAGGTCAACCCTGCAAATAGGAAAAATAGCAGATCGTGCGGAGCCATGGTCATGGTTTAAACGCCTCCTGATGCGCGGCCTCCTCGGCCTTGTTTTTCCATTTCATGATCTGGTCTTGATGCACCCCGCCAAGTTCTAAAAGTTTTTCTTTATTGTAAATCATTTCCTGACGACTCCGGCCATTGAGCGAGTAATCCTGCTTCAGAAAGATGGCCTCTTCCGGACAGACCTCCTGGCATAAGCCGCAAAAAATGCAGCGCAGCATGTTGATCTCAAATTCCCGGGGCCTTTTTTCCACATTCCCAGTCTCCGGGTTTGCAGCAGGGCCGGGCGGGATGATCTTGATGGCCTTGGGCGGGCAAATAAATTCACAGAGTTGGCAAGAAACGCACTTGGTGCGCCCTTCCTGGTCCCTGACCAAATACGGTGCGCCACGATAACCGTCGCCCACTTTCCATTTTATCTCGGGATGATACCCGCCTGAAGTCTGTACCGCAGCGTTCTGTCCTTTAAACACCGTGGCATAGAAGTGGCGGGCCGTGACCTTAAAGCCGCCCCATACGGCGGGAAGGTACAGCCGCTCGAACCACGTCAGTTTTTTTCGTTCAACAATCATGCCTTGAACCACAGCCAAGCGGCCGTTATCACGATGTTTGCCAGCGCCAACGGAACAAAACGACGCCAGCCCAAATTCATCAATTGATCATATCGGAACCGTGGCAACATCCAGCGGACCCAGACAAACAAAACCAAAAAAGAGAATAACTTGGCGAGGAATATCGCCACATGCAATAGGCTGAACAAAAGTGTATCCGCTGGTTTATCCAGTCCGAAAAACGGCAGCGTCCAACCGCCAAAAAACAAAGTGACCATCATGGCAGACACTGCAATCATGTTGCCGTATTCACCCATAAAGAAGAGCGCAAACTTCATGGAACTGTATTCCGTATTGTACCCGCCGACGAGTTCCTGTTCGGATTCCGGCATGTCAAATGGCAACCGGTTCGTTTCGGCAAATGCCGCCACCAGGAAAATGAGAAAACACAAGCAGGTCATCGGACTTTGAAACACAAACCAATTCGGCACAATTCCAAAAGAAACGCCGCTTTGGGCACTGATCACCTTGCTCAAGTTCAAATCCCGGGCCAGGAGAAAAATCGGGATAACCGACAGGCCCATCGCGATTTCATAGGAGATAAGCTGCGCACTGGATCGGATGCCGCCCAGGAACGGATACTTGGAATTTGCCGCGTACCCCGCCAGTACGATGCCGTAAACGCCCAAGGACACGATGCCAAAGGTATAAAGAATACCGACATTCAGGTCGGCAATCACCATAGCTTGATTGCCCAGCTTGGAGCCAAATGGAATGACCGCTATGGTCAGCAAACTGGGGATCAATACAATGGCCGGTGCCAGCCAATAATAGACCTTGCGCACATGACCCGGCGTGAAGTCCTCTTTCAGGAAGGATTTTACGGCATCCGCCAGCGGCTGTAATAATCCGAAAGGCCCCACGCGATTGGGCCCCACGCGATCCTGCATGAACGCGCACACCCGCCGTTCCACGAGCACCACGTAGGCGATAATGCCCATCAGGACCGCAAAGGCGGCCAGGACCTTCACCCCGCTAAACAGCAGGAACTGCTGTGATTCACTCAATTTATTAATCCAATCCATCATTCAAATAGTCTTCGCTTTATCCAATGAGGACATCGGCCCCCAAGTCGCCCACGCTCGCCCACTTCAACCCCTTCAAGGCCGGGATTTCCGCCGCCATCTGGTTGAACAATCCTTCCATGGTGGTCGGCACGCTTTGCCCCAACACATTATGTACAATCGTGGAGAGAAACTCCACTTCCGGGCGGGCCACGCCGGGCGCATCCACCGCCGGCCAAAACTTTTGCAAACGGCCTTTGGTGTTGATCAAGGTACCACGTTTTTCCGCAGTGGCGCACCCAGGCAACAGGTAGTGAGCCAGTTTGGTGGTTTCGTTTGGCAAAATATCGCTGACGATCAAGGTGTCCAGCTTCTTTAGTAAATTCTCGCCAATACCGTGCTTGGTCACATCCTCACCAAAGACGATCAGGGTTTTAATTTTCCCTTCACCGATGGCCCGTGCGATATTCGGCAGTTTGATGCCCACCTCTGTGTAACTGATGCCCGTCAATCGAGCGCCAACGCTGTTGGGGTTTTTATCGAAACTGACCAGCAGGCGATCCTCATCCCCCTCCCGCGCCACCGCATCACTCATCGCCCCCAAGTGCCGGATCAGTTTGCCGAGCAGATACAATTCCTCGGTGCTCTGCCGTGCGGAAGCAACCACGGCAACCGAGCCTTTGGCCGAATTGCCCAGCAGTATGGCAATGGCCTTAGTCGCCTCATCCCACGCCAATGGTTTTCCCTGTGGACCTAGCACCGTTTTCAAGCGGTCCGGGCATCCAATCCACTTGTAATTCAAGCGTCCGAAGTCACACATCCAGCACGAGTTGACGGCGACGTTTTCCCGGGGCGTAAAGCGGTAAATCCTGCCCTCGCGCGAACCGATGAGGATATTACAACCCGTAGCACAACTGGTGCAGATACTTTTGGTTTCTTTCAGAAACCAAACCCGCATTTGGAATCGGAAATCCTTTGAGGTCAGCGCGCCCACAGGGCAAATATCCACTGTATTCAGCGTGTAATTATTATCAAACTGACGGCCAGGATAAGCGGCAATGGTGTTATAACTGCCCCGGTTGATGATGCCCAAGGCGTCATCTTTCACAATTTCACGGGTGAACCGGACACAGCGAGTGCAGAGCACGCAGCGCTCATCATCCAGCATGATCCGCGGACCGAGATCCACCTGCTTGGGTTTGTGTACCTTGGTTTCCACGAAACGGCTGGCGGCCTGGCCGTGTTCCACCGAGTACTCCTGCAGTTTACATTCGCCAGCTTGATCGCAAATGGGGCAATCCAACGGATGATTGATTAGCAGCGACTCCAACACCGCCTCACGCATCTGTTTGGTAGCGGGCGAATTGGGGTAAATCTCCATGCCCGGTGAGATTGGTGAGGCGCACGCTATCGCTCCACGCGGCGTGCCCGGCTCGTAGGGGAGCGTCGAGCGCTGAATGACTGGCTCGCCCTTTTCATTTAGCACCGGTTTCCGGTCTGCCCCGATGACCGGGGTGCCAAACTCGACCAGGCACATGCGACAATTGCCAGCGGCAGGCAATTGATGATGGAAGCAATAATGTGGCACCGTTACGCCCGCAAGTTCACAGGCTTGCAGCATCGTGGTGGGCGCCAGTTTGCCGGTCCAATCCGGCATCAGTTTGGGCACCGCAATGGCGCGACCATCCACCTTCACCTGGATCTTTTCGACCGGTGGCGGCGCGGGCTTGGTCTCGTTTTGATTGGGACTCGACATTAGTTCACATGGTCCGGCGGGCGGTTTTCATCCGCCGCGCCACGGGCCTCAAATTCGTCCTTAAACTTATTTACAAAACTGATTACTGGCCAGGCGCAGGCCTCGCCGAAAGCACAAACGGTCCGGCCTTGAATATTCCTGGCAATGTGCAGCAGGTATTCCGCATCCTGCTTGCGGCCATGCCCGTGCGTCAAGCGGTGCAGCGCCTTGCTCATCCAGAGCGAACCCTCACGGCAGGGGGTGCATTGGCCGCAGCTTTCATGGGCGTAGAACTCGGCAAGGTTCGCCAGTGCTTCCACGATATCCGTGCTGTCATCCATCACAATAATGGCGCTGGAACCGGACATGGATCCCGCCGCCTGGATGGTGTCAAAATCATAAGGCAAATCCAACGGATCCATTTCAACCATCGTCATCTGGCCATCCGGACCTTTCCGTTTGATTTTAATTTTTTCGCCCGCCTTGAAAACTTTGGCCGAGGATCCTCCGGGAATCACCGCTTTTAACTTGCGGCCGGGGAGCAGTCCACCGCCAAAATTGGCATGGAAGATCAATTCGCCCAGGGTGGCCCGGCCCACTTCAATTTCATAATAGCCGGGGCGGTTGACGTGGCCACTTAAGCTGACGATGCGGGTGCCAGTATTATTTGGCGCGCCCAATTTGGCATAGTTGGCGCCACCCATGGCGACAATGTGTTTCACCGTACACAATGTCTCCACGTTATTCACGATCGTTGGACTCATGTAAAGACCAAGCACCGCTGGGAAGTAAGGCGGCTTGATCCGCGGATATGGGCGCTTGCCCTCCAGCGATTCAATTAACCCAGTTTCTTCGCCGCAGATATAGGCACCCGCGCCCCGATGCACGTGAATATTCAGATCATAGCCACTGCCCAGAATGTTATTGCCGAGAAAACCGCGCGCGCGCGCTTCATTCAGGGCACGATTCAAGATCTTGGCACCCTCGACAAATTCGCCTCGAATGTATATGTACGCCAACTTGACGCCATTGGCGTAACAGGAAATGATCATTCCTTCGATCAATTGATGGGGATCTTTATGAATGATCTGCCGATCCTTAAAAGTGCCCGGTTCCGATTCATCCGCATTGCAAATCAAATAAATGGGTTTGTTAGTCCGGCGATCCACAAATGACCACTTCAACCCACAGGAGAACCCAGCACCACCACGGCCCCGCAACCCAGAAACCATCACATCCTTGCGGATTTGCTCTGGTCCGGTTTCGGTTTTTCCATCTGGTAAAGTGACCGATGGAAGGGCGAGGGCTTTTTTGAGCGATTCGTAGCCGCCATGCCGCAAATAGCAGTCCAGATCCGGGGTATAACCCGGTTGGTCCACCTGCTTTAAAATGAGGCGATATTCTTGCGGCATATCAACAGCTTGACTCCTGAATAAAAACCCGTACATTCATGCCCGTGCACTGCCCGATGGTGTAACGGTAGCACAGCAGACTCTGGATCTGTTTGTCATGGTTCAAATCCATGTCGGGCAGCCATTTTACATGGTTTCGACCTATCTTTCCCATCCGTCCGCCGCAATGCGCCCGTAGCCGCAGCATAGGAACACTCACGCTTGGCACAACGCGCGTATTGCCCTTCATCTGCGATCTGGCTATGGCTCGTTTTCTATGCATGCATTCTTGATTATTCCGGCGTTCGCATCTCATGGTCTCATTTCAAATCCGCCACAATCAGCTCCACTTTTTCCCGGTTGACACCATCATAAAACTCGTCGTTCACCATGATGGCTGGCGCGGTACCGCAACTCGCCAGGCATTCGACAAACTCGACCGAAAATTTGCCGTCCGGGCTGGTTTGCAACCCATGCGCCATGGGATTCAATCCGAACTTCTCACACAACTGGTGGTGTAATTTTTTTGAACCACCCAAGGCACAACTCAACGTTCGGCATATTTTGAAAACGTATTTACCGGGTGGCTGCTGGAGAAACATGGGATAAAACGTCACCAATTCAAAGACATTAATCGGCTGCAACCCCAATTTTTGCGCCGTCCATTCGACGGCGTCCTTGGAAATGTAGCCGAACCGCTCCTGGATGGCGTGCAATACCATCAGCGACGCACTCCGCTTCTGCGGATAGTGCGTCAGCAGTTCTTTCACTTCAGCTTCCAATTCGGTTGGCGGACAAAAACTCATGTCTTATTAACGATCACACTCACCCATGACAAAATCAATGGACCCTAAAATCGCCGTGGTATCACTGATCATGTGCCCCGGCAAGAGATGCGGGATGATACTCAAATTGACAAAGGATGGAGCACGGATCTTCAGCCGGTAAGGCGTGCCGCCACCGCGACTATTGATATAGAACCCCAATTCTCCCTTCGGATTTTCGGCACCAAAATAAATTTCTCCCGGCGGGGCGTTGACGCCCTCGGTGACCAACATGAAATGGTGAATCAACTCCTCCATGCTCGTCAGCACCTTTTTCTTCGGCGGCAACACCACTTTGCCATCCGGCACATTGATCGGTTCACCCAGCGCGTTATCCGGGCCGCCCGGCAGACGATCCAGGCACTGATGGATAAGGCGCACACTCTGCCGCATTTCCTCCATGCGCACCAAATAGCGGTCGTAACAATCCCCTACGGCACCCAACGGCACTTCAAATTCCAGTTGATCATACACTAGGTAGGGATGCGCCTTGCGCAGATCGTGATCCACTCCGCTCGCGCGCAAATTTGGCCCGCTCAAACCGTAGTCAATCGCGTCCTGTTTGCTGATCACGCCAATATCCTTGGTGCGATCCACCCAGATGCGATTGCGCGTCAACAAGGTATCCACCTCGTTGATATTGAGCACTACTTCGCCCAGAAATTTCCGGCATTGATCCACCCAGCCGGGCGGCAGGTCACGCGATAATCCGCCAATGCGCGTGTAACTGGTGGTCAACCGCGCTCCCGTTAGAGCCTCAATCAGGTTATAAATCTTTTCGCGTTCGGTGAATGTCAGCAGGAAAACCGTCATCGCCCCGCAATCCATGGCAAAACAGCCAATCCCCAGCAGGTGCGAAGAAAGGCGCGCCAATTCGCAGCAGAGGACGCGCAGATACTGACAGCGGGGCGGCAACTGTTTTTCAATGCCCAACAGTTTTTCCACCGCCAGTGCGTAGGCAACGTTGTTGGCCAGCGGCGCCAGATAGTCCAGCCGATCCGTGTACGGGATAAACTGGGTATAGGTCATGTTCTCGGCGATCTTTTCATCGCCGCGATGCAGATAGCCCACGTCGGGGGTAGCCTTGACAATCGTCTCGCCATCCAACTCCAAGATGATCCGCAATACACCGTGCGTGGATGGATGGGATGGCCCCATGTTGAGGATCAATTTATCCCCCTGAATCTCTCCAAGATCCTCCGGCAACGGCCCGGCGGAGAGACGTTCGACCACCTCGGCTGCCTTGGACGCCGGATCTCTGAATTGTATGTCTTGAACTTCAGCCATGCACATTATTCATCAAACGTCTTTGCCCGGGGTTCACGTTCCATGGAATCCCGGCCGCCCGGCACTGTCACGAACGGGCCACCCTCCAGCGGAGCGGAGCGGCTAAATGCCACTTCAGCGGTTTCAGATGGTTTGCCGGCCAAGGGAAAATCCTTGCGCAGGGGATAAAACGGGTAGCCTTCCCACATCAATATCCGGCGCAAATCCGGGTGCCCAGTGAAACGAATACCCATCATGTCGTAAATCTCGCGCTCATGCCAGTCTGCCGTGCGCCAGATACCTGAAACCGTGGGAAGTTCGGACTTCTCTTCGCTGACGTTAGTCTTGATCCGCAAATGGCAGCGATGGGAGAGGCCATACAACTCATAGACCACCGTCCACCGCGGATCAGCGCCATAATTATCCACGCTGCTGATATCCACGAGGTAATCAAAGCCCAAATCACTTTTGGCAAAGCCACACACCTCACTAATACAGGCGGAATCCGTCAGTACTAGCGTGATTTCCCCACGAAACTCGGTGGGCTCCAGCAGTAGCTTGCCGAATTTTACGTTAAATTGTTTGGCTGGTTCCAATGCCGTCATAATCCTGCTACGTCGAACGTTTTCCTCCCGAGCCGATAATGTGTTCTTTACTTACCTTCGCTTGCAAACGGATCAAACCATCCAGCAACGCCTCGGGCCGGGGTGGACATCCGGCAATATAGACGTCCACCGGCAAGATTTGATCCACCCCTTGCAATACGGAGTAACTGCGATACATGCCGCCCGTGGAGGCACACGCACCCATGGCAATCACCCACTTGGGCTCGGGCATCTGTTCATAGATGCGTTTAACGGCCATGGCCATTTTATACGTCACCGTGCCCGAAACAATCATCACATCGCTTTGCCGTGGGGAAAAGCGCATCACTTCAGCGCCAAAACGGGAAATATCAAAGCGGCTTGCCCCGGTGGCCATCAATTCAATAGCGCAACAAGCCAGTCCCATGGGCATCGGCCAGAGTGAATTTTTGCGACACCAATTCAAGGCAGCATCAAGCCGGGTAACGATTATGTCACCCTCGACCTTGGTGTTGTAGCCGATTTCGGTGCTGCGTTCCATAACATCCATGCCAAACAACAACTTCCAATGCGTTTTGGCCCAGTCAGCGTAATCGCCACGGCCTTGGTTCGCAAGTAGTTTTATCCACGATTGGCTAACATCTGCTCAATGTATTTGCCGAGAATGTCGGCTTCCAGGTTGACCAAGTCGCCCACTTTTCGTTCGCGCAAAGCGGTCACTTCAAACGTGTGGGGGATGATCCAAATACGGAAACTCTTTTTTGTCACCGCCGCCACCGTTAGACTGATGCCATCCACCGCCGCTGAACCTTTGAACACCATGTAACGCATCACTTCGGGCGGGGCGGAAATTTCCAGCACATGATCCTGTCCGGCACGTTCCCAACGGATAATCCGGCCCACGCCATCAATATGACCGGTGACAAAGTGTCCGCCAAAGCGGCCATCTGCCGCCAGTGACCGTTCCAGGTTGACGAGCGAGCCCACCTTGGCCACCGACAGGTTGGTGCGATTCCAAGTTTCAAGCAATAGATCAAACTGCAAGGTGCGTTGGGCGCCTTTGCCAGCGATTTTTACAACCGTCAAGCAACAACCGTTGACGGCCAGGCTGTCGCCCAGTTTCAGCCCCTGTCCGATCTTGCCGGGCGCAACCGTCAGTTGAATTGATTTTTCAGTCGGCTGGATTTTTTTCACCACGCCGGTACCTTCGACAATGCCAGTGAACATAACAGGGAAGTCTCTTATTTTTTGGCGGACAAATCAATCATGTCCAGTAGAATACGTTTGGTTTCCTCTAAGGTCACATCCACGCCATTCACCGGGCTGTCATCTTTGGCATCCTCATCCAAATCCTCTCCGGTTCCGTGCGTGGGATCTTTTGGTTTGGTCGGTTCGTTTTTCTTTTCATCCTTCTTCTTGGCGGAAACCGAAGGCGGCGCATTAGTCTTAACGGTCGCCGGAGGAAGACCGGGCTTATCCACATTCTTCAGGGTGAAATCATAGATTTTGTAACTGGGTTCTGGCCGCGTGCGCAGCTCTTTCTTGCGGGCTTCGCTGCGGGCTTCGCTTTCCTTTTTCTCCTTCAACCGCTGTTGCTCATTCAACGACACGCTTTTTTCCTTCTGATTCTTCTTAAAGATTGCGATCTCCTTTTGGAGCCATTGAAAATCCTTATCGGCAGCCACCCGCGCCTCCGATCGTTTTCGCAATTCATCAAGTTGGGGGGCGACGTAATTGACGGGGTCATATTTGGCGCTGGGAATCGTATCCCACTCCAGGGCGTTGGGTAACTGGCCTTCGCCCACTTCCGCATGGTTATTAATGGACGGCAACACAACGTCAGGAGTCACGCCTTTCAACTGGGTGGAAGAGCCATTGGCTCGGTAGAATTTCCGGATGGTGAACTTGAGCGCCCCAATATCATTGGTAAGCCGGACGAAACGATTCAGCCCCTCCACGATTTGCACCGTGCCCTTGCCGTGGGTGGAAATATCCCCAACCACCAGGGCACGCCCGTAATCCTGCATGGCTCCGGCCAGAATTTCGGAGGCGGAAGCGCTAAACCGGCTGGTGAGAATGATCAGCGGCCCATTGTAACTAATGCTTGGGTCAATGTCTTTATCCACGTTGATGGTGCCGTCTGGATCGCGCACTTGGACAATTGGGCCATCTTTGATAAACAGGCCGGACATTTTGACCGCGTCATCCAGTGCGCCACCACCGTTCCGGCGCAAGTCCAGGATCACCCCTTCCACGTTTTCAGCAACCAGTTTAAGCAAAAGTTTATTTACGTCATCCGTGCAATCCTTGCGCCCCGCTTGCCGATTTCCCAAGTCGGCATAGAATGAGGGCAGATCAATGATCCCCAGACGATGCGCTGGCTTGCCGTTTTCCGCCGGCAATTCAATGAGCTTGGCTTTGGCTTCTGCCTCATCCATTTTGATTTTTTCCCGGATGATCGTGATTTCCTTGCGGTCGCCCTCGTTGGGGGCGTCGGCTGGGATCACGCGCAGGCGCACCTCGGTGCCTTCGGGGCCGCGGATCTGTTCGACCACCTTGTTCAACTTCATGTCCACGACATCCACCCATTCATTGGTCCCCTGGGCCACCGCCACAATGCGGTCATTGGGTTTGAATTTTTTGCTGCGGTCCGCAGGACCGCCGGGCGTTAATTCCACAATCTTGCAGAAACCATCTTCTGAGCGCAGCAACGCGCCAATGCCGAACAGCGAAAGGCGCATACTGATGTTAAAGTTTTCCAAGGCGGGCTTGCCCATGTATTCGGAATGCGGATCGTAACAATGCGTAAGCGCCGTCATGTAGATTTGCAACACTTCATCGGTGTCCAGCTCTCTCAACATGCGCAACTGCCGGGCGTACCGGCGCACAATGTTTTTTACGATTACCTCCGGCTTTTCCTTGTTCAGCTTGTCCTGCAAAAATTCAAAACGGAGACGCTCCTTCCAGAGTGCTTTGGCCGCCGTGAGGTCTTTGGGACGTGGCACATCCCGACGGTTAAAAATATACCGCTCGTCCGTATCAAAGGTAAATTTCTCGGTGGCCACCAAGTTGGTGACATAGACGGCCTGCTGGTCGCTGCGCTCCATGAAGCGCGCGAAAATAATTTCGGCGGGCAGGGTATCCCCCAACCGGCGGGTGAGATCGCCCAAGGTGGCGCGATACTTCTCAAACTCCTCCAGATCTGATTGCAGGAAAAGCATGTGCGAGGGATCCAACGCATCAAGATATTTGTCGAGAAACTTGCCGGAATACTCCGCATCCAACGGATGTTTGGTGTAGTGAACTTTTTCCAGCAGACCCGCGATGACCCGGGCAATGGCGCGGTCTTCCGGTTTGGGAATCCGTGCGGCATAGGAGCCCCCACCGTTGGCAAGCACCGCCAAATCATCCGCTGCCCGCGCTGGGTGTGCCAGTGCGAGTAACAGTCCCAATATAACACTCAACTTAATCAAAGCCTTCATTGCCATAATGTTTCAGACTCGCATGGTGCCGGAGTCAGTTCGGCAAAGCCTATCCCGGATAAACACCGTTTGTCCAGCAGGCAAAAACTGGAATCGGCGGAAAATAGTCCACCTCCGATCATTCCAATCGGCGAAGGATAGCATGTACCCGTGATAATGCGCAATGATTTGGCGAATTATTCCGGCTTGTCAGAAGCCTTGGGTGGTCTTTTAATGGAGCGCATGAAGATTAGGCTTTATAGCTGGTTGTTGTTTATGGGTGTCCTCGTGCTCATGTTGAATGGCGCGCAGGCGCAAACCACCACCAACGTGGTCGCCAAAACCGTCACGCCATTCCCTGAGTCACCCACCATGGGAAACTCGTTTGGCTTCTGGCTGGAAAATGTCCAGTGTCTCCAAACTTCGTTTTTAAACATCCCCCTCTGGCAATACCTCGCCTCCATTATCTATATCGGCCTGACTATTCTAATGGTGATGGCAGTGGATTATCTCTTCAAGACGATTGTCGAACGGCGTGCTTTGGAAGGGCAGAATGAAGTCCGGGACCGCATGATTCACTTGCTGCGCGGCCCGATCAAGATGGTTTGTTTTATCATTCTGTTGCATGTGGGGCTGAATGTCTTCAATTATCCCCATTGGGTGGACCACTATGTCAGCGTGGGTTTGAAAATTGTCCTGGCTTGGTCCATCACGTACATGTTCACCCGAGCGGTAGATATGTTTGTCCTGTACTTGCGCAAGAAATACCAGGGGGACGGCGACGGTTTCGACGCCCAATTATTTCCCACCTTTGGCAAGGCCCTGAAGTGGGCCATTGTGGTCGTTGCGGTCTTGATGACGCTGCAAAACCTGGATATTAATGTAACAAGCATCCTGGCTTCGCTATCCATTGGCGGTCTGGCGTTTGGGCTGGCCGCGCAGGACACCATCGCCAATTTGTTTGGCGCTGTGTCCATCGCTCTCGATAAACCGTTCAAGGTGGGGGATGTGGTCAAACTTCAGGATCTGGAAGGCGTAGTCGAGCGGATTGGCCTGCGCAGCACGCGGATTCGCAATTGGGAAGGTCATCTGGTCAGCGTGCCAAACAAGACGATGATGAATGCCATCATCACCAACATCACCCGCCGCCCGAACGTCCAAAAGATCGTTACCTACGCCCTGCCGTATCAAACGCCCTTGCTCAAGCTTAAACAGGCGATGACCATCCTCGAAGACACCTATCGTCGCTGTAACATCGTCGAAGATATGAGCATCGGATTCACTGAGTTCTCTGACTCAGCTATCATCGTCAAGGTCATTTTGAACTGCAAGGAGACGGATGGCAAAACCTTTACCGCCGCGATACACGACACCAACCTGGCGATTAAACAAAAGTTCGACCAACA
The Verrucomicrobiota bacterium DNA segment above includes these coding regions:
- the nuoK gene encoding NADH-quinone oxidoreductase subunit NuoK, coding for MNIGLEHYLTVSVAMFCLGLLGVILRRNLLVMYMSLELMLNAANLALVAFSRFNNNLNGQLLVFFIITVAAAEVAVGLALIVALYRRRQSAHVEDLTTMKL
- a CDS encoding NADH-quinone oxidoreductase subunit J, which codes for MAPHDLLFFLFAGLTLLFAFLVVANPFSRSPVASAMFLVMTIVSMAGLFALLHAFFLAAVQILVYAGAVMVLFLFIIMLLDLPAEEQRKNQMYGLVSGIVAVLGLAGILIKTIWFAEPIKATQPAIEGGTKALGAMLFNYQLKSPGFLLPFEIVSLILLVAMVGVILLSKKDLK
- a CDS encoding NADH-quinone oxidoreductase subunit I; its protein translation is MIVERKKLTWFERLYLPAVWGGFKVTARHFYATVFKGQNAAVQTSGGYHPEIKWKVGDGYRGAPYLVRDQEGRTKCVSCQLCEFICPPKAIKIIPPGPAANPETGNVEKRPREFEINMLRCIFCGLCQEVCPEEAIFLKQDYSLNGRSRQEMIYNKEKLLELGGVHQDQIMKWKNKAEEAAHQEAFKP
- the nuoH gene encoding NADH-quinone oxidoreductase subunit NuoH codes for the protein MDWINKLSESQQFLLFSGVKVLAAFAVLMGIIAYVVLVERRVCAFMQDRVGPNRVGPFGLLQPLADAVKSFLKEDFTPGHVRKVYYWLAPAIVLIPSLLTIAVIPFGSKLGNQAMVIADLNVGILYTFGIVSLGVYGIVLAGYAANSKYPFLGGIRSSAQLISYEIAMGLSVIPIFLLARDLNLSKVISAQSGVSFGIVPNWFVFQSPMTCLCFLIFLVAAFAETNRLPFDMPESEQELVGGYNTEYSSMKFALFFMGEYGNMIAVSAMMVTLFFGGWTLPFFGLDKPADTLLFSLLHVAIFLAKLFSFLVLFVWVRWMLPRFRYDQLMNLGWRRFVPLALANIVITAAWLWFKA
- a CDS encoding molybdopterin-dependent oxidoreductase — protein: MSSPNQNETKPAPPPVEKIQVKVDGRAIAVPKLMPDWTGKLAPTTMLQACELAGVTVPHYCFHHQLPAAGNCRMCLVEFGTPVIGADRKPVLNEKGEPVIQRSTLPYEPGTPRGAIACASPISPGMEIYPNSPATKQMREAVLESLLINHPLDCPICDQAGECKLQEYSVEHGQAASRFVETKVHKPKQVDLGPRIMLDDERCVLCTRCVRFTREIVKDDALGIINRGSYNTIAAYPGRQFDNNYTLNTVDICPVGALTSKDFRFQMRVWFLKETKSICTSCATGCNILIGSREGRIYRFTPRENVAVNSCWMCDFGRLNYKWIGCPDRLKTVLGPQGKPLAWDEATKAIAILLGNSAKGSVAVVASARQSTEELYLLGKLIRHLGAMSDAVAREGDEDRLLVSFDKNPNSVGARLTGISYTEVGIKLPNIARAIGEGKIKTLIVFGEDVTKHGIGENLLKKLDTLIVSDILPNETTKLAHYLLPGCATAEKRGTLINTKGRLQKFWPAVDAPGVARPEVEFLSTIVHNVLGQSVPTTMEGLFNQMAAEIPALKGLKWASVGDLGADVLIG
- the nuoF gene encoding NADH-quinone oxidoreductase subunit NuoF, whose protein sequence is MPQEYRLILKQVDQPGYTPDLDCYLRHGGYESLKKALALPSVTLPDGKTETGPEQIRKDVMVSGLRGRGGAGFSCGLKWSFVDRRTNKPIYLICNADESEPGTFKDRQIIHKDPHQLIEGMIISCYANGVKLAYIYIRGEFVEGAKILNRALNEARARGFLGNNILGSGYDLNIHVHRGAGAYICGEETGLIESLEGKRPYPRIKPPYFPAVLGLYMSPTIVNNVETLCTVKHIVAMGGANYAKLGAPNNTGTRIVSLSGHVNRPGYYEIEVGRATLGELIFHANFGGGLLPGRKLKAVIPGGSSAKVFKAGEKIKIKRKGPDGQMTMVEMDPLDLPYDFDTIQAAGSMSGSSAIIVMDDSTDIVEALANLAEFYAHESCGQCTPCREGSLWMSKALHRLTHGHGRKQDAEYLLHIARNIQGRTVCAFGEACAWPVISFVNKFKDEFEARGAADENRPPDHVN
- a CDS encoding NAD(P)H-dependent oxidoreductase subunit E, translated to MSFCPPTELEAEVKELLTHYPQKRSASLMVLHAIQERFGYISKDAVEWTAQKLGLQPINVFELVTFYPMFLQQPPGKYVFKICRTLSCALGGSKKLHHQLCEKFGLNPMAHGLQTSPDGKFSVEFVECLASCGTAPAIMVNDEFYDGVNREKVELIVADLK